A single region of the Kryptolebias marmoratus isolate JLee-2015 linkage group LG10, ASM164957v2, whole genome shotgun sequence genome encodes:
- the LOC108248706 gene encoding TNF receptor-associated factor 3, which produces MSSHSEKLLELELELRSLRLLRDEVENLRGTLENVRTRLGSLEQGGRCGSGSTHTLASLETQLNRHDDMLSVHEIRLADMDLRFQVLETASYNGTLIWKIRDYKRRKQEAVAGKTLSLYSQPFYTGYFGYKMCARVYLNGDGMGKGTHLSLFFVVMRGEYDALLPWPFKQKVTLMLMDQGPSRKHLGDAFKPDPNSSSFRRPVAEMNIASGCPLFVSQSVLETGSYIKDDTIFIKVTVDTSDLPDP; this is translated from the exons ATGAGCTCACATtcagagaagctgctggagttGGAGCTGGAGCTGCGTTCTCTCCGTCTCCTTCGAGACGAGGTGGAGAACCTGCGGGGAACTCTGGAGAACGTCCGGACTCGGCTCGGTTCTCTGGAACAAGGGGGGCGGTGCGGCAGTGGGTCGACTCACACTCTGG CGTCTCTGGAGACTCAGCTGAATCGACACGACGACATGCTGAGCGTCCACGAGATCCGGCTGGCCGACATGGACCTGCGCTTCCAGGTGCTGGAGACGGCGAGCTACAACGGGACTCTAATCTGGAAGATCCGGGATTACAAGAGGCGGAAACAGGAGGCGGTGGCGGGAAAGACTCTGTCTCTTTACTCCCAGCCGTTCTACACGGGATACTTTGGGTACAAGATGTGCGCTCGGGTTTATTTAAACGGGGACGGAATGGGGAAGGGGACGCACCTGTCTCTGTTCTTCGTGGTGATGAGAGGAGAGTACGACGCTCTGCTGCCGTGGCCTTTCAAACAAAAG GTGACTCTGATGCTGATGGACCAGGGTCCCTCCAGGAAGCACCTCGGCGACGCCTTCAAGCCCGACCcgaacagcagcagcttccgGCGGCCCGTGGCCGAGATGAACATCGCCTCCGGCTGTCCTCTGTTCGTGTCTCAGAGCGTCCTGGAGACGGGCAGCTACATCAAAGACGACACCATCTTCATCAAG GTCACAGTGGACACGTCGGACCTCCCCGACCCGTGA
- the lg10h5orf63 gene encoding glutaredoxin-like protein C5orf63 homolog, producing MFALQTLRRRSPLQLLRPFSSRTLPTLTLFTKDTCPLCDEAKEELQPFRHRFVLQLVDIGLPENKHWWDRYRWDIPVFHLDGQFVMKHRVDMDQLDRLLRDAEKQQM from the exons atgtttgcGCTCCAGACTTTGCGTCGCCGTTCTCCTCTGCAGCTTCTACGGCCGTTTTCCTCCCGAACGTTACCGACGCTCACGCTGTTCACCAAG GACACGTGTCCTCTGTGTGACGAAGCtaaagaggagctgcagccgtTCAGACACAGG TTTGTCCTGCAGCTCGTGGACATCGGTCTCCCGGAGAACAAACACTGGTGGGACAGGTACAGGTGGGACATCCCCGTGTTCCACCTGGACGGACAGTTTGTGATGAAACACAGAGTGGACATGGACCAGCTGGACAGACTGCTGCGGGACGCCGAGAAACAACAGATGTGA